Below is a genomic region from Enoplosus armatus isolate fEnoArm2 chromosome 10, fEnoArm2.hap1, whole genome shotgun sequence.
AGCCAATGGACCCTCGGATTATAATATTGAATCTGCGGTTTGTCCATCGATAGCACGCCCTGGTGCCGAGGCGCCGGGCTGGGCCGGAACCAGAACCAGGCCcggacagacggacggacatAACCAGCGCTGCGTTTTGCGACACCGGCGGTCTGGTGTGTGGGTATGGGAATTGGCATGCTCTCTGTAGGGGAAGCGTAATATGTATCAACCTGACTTGCTGTCTGTAGCTTGACAGCAAGTTCGCCGATGAGTCCCCGGCACTTCATGTTTATCAGATCGGTTGTAAAAGCTTGAGGCTCGAGCATGGCACAGCGTGAATTTAGCCAGAAGCGAGCTAGCTTTAACGCTAGCTAACACCAGAGTTAACGTTAACGGACGTCAACTTTTCGCTAACTAGCCAGGCAACGCAAGAAAAACGACGAGTATGTGCGCTATACCTGGGTTTATGTGAACGAGTAGTCATTTTATATCGCCTAACATTTGTCAGCTCGCTTGTTAGCTCTTTAAAAGGCCTGATAAATGTTTCTGGAGCGAGTATAGCAGTGTAGCTAAGTCGTTAGCTGCTAACTTAGCCTGCCTCGACCGCCCCAATGAAAGAATACAAAGTAGTCGTGCTGGGCAGCGGCGGCGTCGGCAAGTCCGCGCTGACCGTTCAGTTTGTCACCGGCACCTTTATCGAGAAATACGACCCGACCATCGAGGACTTTTACCGAAAGGAGATCGAGGTGGACTCGTCTCCCTCCGTGCTGGAGATCCTCGACACGGCGGGGACGGAGCAGTTTGCCTCCATGAGAGATCTGTACATAAAGAACGGACAGGGGTTCATCCTGGTCTACAGCCTGGTCAACCAGCAGTCATTCCAGGTACCTGATGTCACCTTACACACCTGAAACCACACATAGGTGGAAACTGTTAATAGCTAGGTAGTTAATCAGGGCATTTCTGCATTGGGGTGTGATTCATACTACCCATGTATCCCTGCACCATccacattttactttattagtCAAGACGGAAATAATTTGGCCAAAGATGCAAAATATGAATCCAGTGACATAAATTTAAAGCCAGTGGTGCTGTAATTGTGAATTGGTAATTGGCATTATTATATAGGCGGTTCTGGTGTATTGCATAACAATAATTGACTATATGCAGTAATGTATTTGTAACAGTAGAGAAAATAATTCTAAAAAGCAGGAGTCAATGCTGTATGTATACACTACACAATTAAGTGTTCAGTTTTAAGCAATTTTATAGACAACAGATATAAAATATTGTGCCAGTTAGTTAACATACATGCATAGAAACATGTAAGTGTGCcatcattcaaatgtaaaacagccATAAACTGGTTTCGCCTTCATTGTTCAAATGTGTGCAGGATAAGGAAGACAGATCTTTGCCTCACAGTAACCAAAACTTTTCAATCTGGCCAAACTGAGAACTCATAAGAGTGAATTGCCACGAAAACCTGAACATTTACCATAATCTACAGGTTTAATAAAGACTACAATAATTGTGTAATGATGAAGTTATCCAAGGGAATGTATCAtgatatcagaatcagagatactttattgatccctgggggaaaTCACACATATACCTGTCCCAGTTTCCATACTACATGAAAATGTTATGAAGTATGTATGTAACATATTCAAATAATGATTGGGTGCTGTTTTTATAGttaatatacaaaaacataGTGTACTTGTTTTCTACTAGGAGGAAATGATGCAATAGCAAAAATCAAACAGCAACTTTGGAATGCTGTTTCCAGGAAAACTTcacaaatggaaagaaaatgtttaatacaaattttttatttcttactaATATCTTCCTTCAGCTGTTTCACCAACACACTTGATTATTTAAActttttgcagctgtgagtaTGTCTGCTTTTCATTCTTGCATTGTGTTGTgtctacatcaacagcacactccaaaataaacagtatttaaGTGTGCATACAGTCTTTTTAGGCTTTACCTAATTCTctcacttttccagtgtgaacgCACTGCATGTTGAAAATCTGCCAAGATGGTTGTTGTATGAAATTATAAAACGACTATATTGGcatattgattatttttcccAGTGCTACAAACTGCCTGCGGTTTTCATGAGAAACCACACACTCAtatcctctccctcttcatctttcagGACATCAGACCAATGCGAGACCAAATAGTACGAGTGAAGCGCTTCGAGAAGGTGCCGTTGATCCTGGTGGGGAACAAAGTCGACCTGGAATCTGAGCGTGAGGTCACCGGCTCAGATGGACGAGCTCTGGCTCAAGAGTGGGGCTGCCCATTTATTGAAACTTCTGCCAAGAGCAAGACTATGGTGGACGAGCTGTTTGCAGAGATCGTCCGACAGATGAATTATTCCACGCTGCCGGAGAAGCAAGAACAGTGCTGCACAGCCTGTGTGGTGCAGTGAGAAAGAGGTACAAACACCGCCATTCCTATTCTCCTTTGCATGGATGGTTTCATATTCGGGCTTTGCTAAAGAGCTCACAAGCACAGCACAGTTGGTCGCTCACTAATTTTacaaaatgtgataaaatgtcCCTGTAGCGCCTGTGTAAAAATGGTTCACAAGCTGAGGAGAAATGTGACACATGGACGACTGTGTGGCGTTTCAGTGCGGTGTACGGGAGAGGTTTGGTTGGAAGTGAGAAAGACGAGTGGGTGGTGCTGCTCTGCGCGAACCGTTGGTTTAGCTTGTTATCATAAGATCGCAGAAAGTATGTGGCATGAAGAACACAACTGTATGAGCAGCTCGAGCGCCGGGAGGGAAAAGACCCTGAAGAATAAAGACTAATAATGAAGCGAACAGTCCTGTGAGCCGAGCCGtagaaagaggaaaatgtgacatcctgaaaaaagaaattatgTTCCAAAACAGGAAGTTCACTTTAGATTCAGTGACAGATGTTGCCTGTATTAACCTCTGcccacacagatgcacactgtAAATGCCAGTTTTAGCCATTTAAACTTGTTGTACTAAcaagcttttttgttttgtctctctatTTGTTTTATAGATGCATCATTTGTCTGGATCACCACAAGGACTTTGATGAACCGTGAACCTGGGGACAACCTGACTTTTGATCGTATAGACAAAAACTTACCGCAGCTGGTTAAGTTTCCTGTTCAAGGTGGCTTCTGACTGTCTATCACAGAGCATCTGACAGGAAAGACGTCGGTCCTATTTTTGATATCACAACTGTTAGAAGACGTTTCTGCTGCAACCTTAACGGCCTTTGATGTGACCCAGGGTGGAGTCAGACAGACGGACTTGTAATGAGCGAGAATGGCCATCTGTGaattttagtcttttttttttttctccttttagtCGGAAGTATCcctgaaaataataagcagGAGTGTTTGTGAGGTTACAGCttctttttaaagctgctttaatcacTATTATATACTTTATTATTACTTGTATTATGTTTCAAGTTTGGAATTTGACAAAGTATTTCATAATAttgaaacattttgacttttaagcATGCATACTTCAACCAGTTTGCTGCCCAGGTATACTGCTGGCTTTGACTTTGAATTAACTGACACAAGCTACAGCAGTGTGTGCTATGTTAGCTTCAGGAAACTTAGACAGGATGTACGACTTTGTGGATTAAACCTGTAACATTCACATCAAGGGACGGTCACTTTATCCAACAGTCCGCTCTGCTGCCCTGTGGTTCAAGcatttacctttttattatCACAGTAGCCTGAAGCAGCTAAACTCATCTGAAAACATGCATGCtcaaaattgaaaatgttctaCTAAATCAACTTGAAGTGATAAGGAAGAgccattttactgtttttagcCTGAATTCTGTCAAAGTCTCTACAAGGCATGAATCGCGTGGACGCAGGTCTtccattttcagttttctcGAGGAGTCTCTGTGGGAGAATGATTTTGGAACGACCAAAGGAAGCTCACagtgcatatttgtgtttgaCTACATGACGTGTGTTGCTTTAAATTCAGGAGCTGCTGATTTCTTGTCATCAAATAACTCCCGCTGCAATGTGGTTTGATAAAAGTTCTGGCACAGTTAATCAGATTtaactttgtatttttctttttcttatagTAACCTATTTATTAAAAACTAATGACATGGGTAGCCAGTTTTAAACTTTTGATTTTATACtagttttttgctttttgtgacTTCAAGATACATGGAACATTGTTTTTTGAAGCTGAGGATTTAACAGAGCCTTAAATAATTTCTGTTGCACCCTGGTCTCATGtttctttactcttttttttctctctcaaagaTAAACATCTGTCATTATTTGGTAATAAACATGCTGGCCTTTCTGCTTTTGTCATGGGGCACAGTTACAGTAGTATCTTTGTTTGATACCCGACCAGTTCTGTGTGACCAATGCTAGTTTTCCTCCTGCTGACCCTCGATCTGATCATCTCTCGTTTTAGCTTCAGAAACTAGTAACAAAACAAGCTAAGTAGATTTATTTTCCCCACTGGTCATATGCGATACCTGTTCCCAGTTTGGGAAACATTCCTCTGTAGAAACACAGACTTAGATTTAAAGCCTAGTCTACTTGGTCATGCTGCTATGAAAGATGAAACTCTTGtgttaaagcagctataatccaaatttttataatgaaaatgtaaaagggGTCGTTTATAGTGATGAACCTAAAGCTCTCCTCTGCTTTACATTGTTTGGCTGTCCAGCAGCAACTTTACTGCTTTGGTTCACTTTCACTGCTCTCAAAGTGTCatttttggcagcagcaggcagctgttttcacctaaaaagctctaaaaacccactgtacaccaAACAGACACAATTAGAGGTGAGCTGAtgaacgtagtggagcatttagcagatgAAGACATGTAATTCCTgcaggagttggtagagaccaaaaatgaatattggacttagattcaccaggtggccagaaacatgactaaATGAATGCTTAAGTTGCTCTCTAtctgctgtatgtgtatataggcaactgtttgctaacaagttcactaTATGAACTTAAAAAGTCACAATATGTCAAcgttgtgttcacaacttgtttccactgcccccaagtaaacaaaaaaatgatttactgcaggtttaatgaTCACATTTTCCAACTTTGTCTTCaaacaatacttacatactcACGTGTTTGATGAAAGAGTTTCgggttgctgtaattgttcctcttGTCCATACGGGCCACGAAGAGATCTGTTTATAAATCCAATGTAAGTGATGTGGGATAACATCCACAGTCCTCTGTCTGTGCAGAAATGCTTTATAGAgttatgaggcttcagcagtcacAGTTGGACAAATCAAGTGAGTATCTGTCGTGTTTTAGTCTTTTAGCGTGAaatcctgtctttgtttccccTGATGGTGTTTTCTTGCTGAGCGACAGGAACTCAACAAAGGAGTTTTGTCCTACAGAGTAACTTTGAACAATACCCACTTATattaactcagactgctgaagcctcatgttagcttcagctgaactttcaGATGCATTTTTAAACTAAACAAAGGCTTCAACATTCAACAAGTCACAATATGAAGTGATCAATTCACAGCCAGTAGGGTCAGGAGGAACAAGCACACtgaccaataactctttcaacGTACAAGTGGGCCTGTGAATATTTTATACAGACTTGTatagaaaatgtgaaactattctTTGTTAGCAACCAAACAGTAGATCCTCATCTCATATAAGATTAACTTATTTGTAAATCATTACAATCAATTTGCTCTCTGAGCCCACATTTCacaccttgttttgtttgaaatataaaaaatgtgttgttaattTGTTTGCTAGTACAAACTGAAATATGTGTAAGTTTTAAAACTTTTTCCAGTAACTCTGCCATATGTAAGTAGCAAGTAGTATGATCCCACATAATGACATATGTGATGTTTCTGGTTATATCTGACGAAGAGAAAACGAGGAGTTAAAACTTTATGAAGCTACATTGTCTAAAAATACCAACTCTCAGAAACAGGCTACActttccacttcctcctttgtgtgtgtgtgtgtgtgtgtgtgtgtgtgtgtgtgtgtcttttcatgcACCAGGCTGGCACAGTGCAGTCGAGTTGCTGTGTGCTTTGCAAGTTTTTATTCTTGCATTTGTCACACTTGGTACTGCTGTAGTTTTCACATCCCACGGAGCACAAAGctggctcctcttcctcctctcgctCTGTGGTTGTCAGGTGGAGCTGCTGGGTGCTCGCTGAGCCTGTGCATCCTTCACAGAGCTGACGTCTCTGAGTGTCTCGTCCTGGTTCCTGCTGGGTTTATCTCCGTCCACACCACAagagaaatgttaaaacaaaactgCCACCAGGCCATCAGCTGCCTGCGGCGCGCTGTTGCCAAGCTGCAACAAAAGAAATTCatctcacacaaaaacatgattatCTCTAAGAGAGTAACCCGTTTGTTATTGCTCTGGATTATTTGGGCATTTCTGTCTTCCCTGGTGCTCACAATGTCTTATTTGTGTAGAATATAAATAGACCAAGTTACTTAATTACTGAATTACATAGTAATTTTGTGTGTTGATTTATGGACTGATTAATTCAATTAATGAATAAGctttggtgatttgcaggtgaaaagaAATTTGAGCAGCTACATTTGGTTGACAAGTCAAAGTCTGTTTGACACCAAGGTTGCATAAAAACGTTCAGTGatggaagaaatattcagatcttTAACtttagtaataatagtaatacagCAATGCAAAAATACTCAATCATAAACAAAGATCCTGCCTttgatattttactttaaataaaagcagtatcagtagtagtaacagaagtatcaaaagtaagtTTATTATGCAGCACAGCGGCTTCTGTTGCCTATTGTATTAGTATTAGGGATTAATGATTAGTGAATTTATCATTTATGTTATATTCTTAGTGACAATGTGTAAGAAGAATATTACGTTGCAAccggttgaggtggagctaatttaacTTAACATATACTGTTGAGTAGGTTAACTGTTACAGTTTTCGTCTTTATTGTCCCACAAGAGGACGACAGCAGCATAAAAGCATAAATCATAAGCACAATAAAGCAATAATTCATGTGATAAAAGCAAACTGCAGAAATAGCcgaaaatgaaatcaatcaagTAAAGTCcaattttttaaaattgtacttgtttcacatttaaatgctCTTGAAACAACAGTTATATGTCGCCTCACATGTAATTAAATGTAGCCCATTTGTACCTCAGTCACAGACATCTTCTGACCTACACGTTCCCCCCTGAGTTCATGTGAGGCAGCTCATCACTGAGGGTGTATGAAGATAAAACACTGCCAGCGGTGATAATGTGCCCCCGGAGCCCAGCTGTCAGTGTCAAGTACAGACTTTAATGCTCTGATTCCTCTGTGGAGCTCTGTCAGCAGGTTTGCTGGTGTACACCTGCATGTCCCAGGTACAGGAAGTCTCTACATCACACGCTGCACAGAAAGCGTTCGTGCTTGCTCGTCATAAATTGAGAGGACAGCAACTCTTTGAAAGAGGAGGCACTTATTCACTGTCACTTAAAGGTCAGGGTTCAAAATGGGGAACAGGTGCTCGACTCAGTCGTGTCCAACAGTTTGTCTCATGCACAGGGAGCAGGTCTTGTGTCCCAGGTGTCGAAAACAAGTGACTCTGGACATGATATGAGACGTCCGGAGTGACCTATTGGCCCAGAAAATGTAACTGTGAGAAATCGGTTTGTTTTGGACTGAATCCTGAATCTGTTCACATCCTCAATAACCAACAGTCCAGTCTGCGTGTGCAGACCAGCACAGTTCCTCAAGGCTCAACGCTGGACTTGATATAATCAACATCAGACTTTGCATTCCTTGCTGGTTTCGAGTCAATGTAATAAATACTTTTAGGTGTCACTGCTTTGTCTTGCTGTTAAGTTTTCCTTCTTTACAACCTTCTTATGCCATTAAGCGTCTTATTCTACCTGTCCTTTAGCTGTGGATCTCAATGTacttacacacaaaacaatttacaggaagatagaaatagacatacaattaaaaacaaggacaactaAGCTGAACAGGTAAAACTAAAACCattatgtacatacaagtaggtgaaatatatataaagaaagcAACAATGTCTGAAAACAAGTCAATtgtgaacaaatacaaatagtgcaaagaataaatattgaaatattgaattCACAGTCGTATCTCACTGATGCAGGTGTTATTGTTGTATTCTTCAGTAAGGTCAccagattgtttgtttgttctttgtcatatttttgaaacaaaatgtcagttcaGTCTGAATATCAGGCCacagtaatgataataaataatcgATTTAAATTGAATAAGTAGTGAATTAAGCTCTtaaattatagtttttttttattttgatccaTAATTTGTTTAATCACACTGGGTTATTTCTTTATGCAGTGACTATGATTATGAAAATTCAAATATCTTGAAACCTCTTTCTCGAGGtatatttgaatgtttcatAATAATTAATTACTATATTTCATGTATCACTGGACAGGAAATAAGCTCAAAGGCATTAAAAATGAGTTTTAAACTGGTATTTTTCCACGCTGCAGCCTCAGACACGACTGTGCGTATGAAACAGTTACAGCTCCGGACCTCTAGGTGGCAGCATGACGTGTGCCACAGGCAGGGCTGTGACGTCACCGGCGTGAAGCGGAAGTAACTGTCAGGTCTGTAGCTGGAGGTTGAAGATGTGCTGTGAGAGGAGGCTGCAAAGTGTTTAACAATACTTACAAACCTCACGACTGACAGCTTCGCTCGGGCAGCCATGAAGACAGTGTTTGTAACCATCGGCACCACGAGCTTTGATGAGCTCATTGAAAGCATCACGTGTCCAGAGTCCGTGCAGGTGAGTGCAGTTGGTTGTAGGTAAGCTAACAGAGACACCACTGGACTTGTTTCCTGTTCCATACTACATTACTACGATATATTATCCTCAGTGGTGGAGGGCGTATTCAAATCACTTCAGTTAAAGTACCACACTAtgaaaatacttcattacaaaTTAAAGTCCTGCAGtcaatattttacttaagtaaaagtgctgcattTTTAGCAACAGTGTACTTAAGCTTACTTCACGTAAGTATCAAGTAAAAAttctcattatgcagaatggccccggtcagtgttatattatattattggaccagaatcagaatcacaatcagaaactgtttattgccaagtaacatacattacaaggaatttgccgtggtctgaaggtgctattgttttgacaacaaatatgtagaatatgaaaggtaaaataagaataaaaataaaaataagataagataaataacaaacagtgcagtgaccaaaataaagtaaagtgtccagtagggggtgggtgcgttaatgtaacgcaggggggacaggggtgatgtacgttaatgTAACGtgtaacttgtgtttgtgttggggggggtcagtttaagtttgtcaggttgactgcgGAGGGGAAAAATCATTGCATGAATTTCATGAGCTCtactctggtgaaagagctccgtgaaccaaaacaagaaacgctatttacaaacaaaacaaggcaaaacaatgcgcttCAACAGACCGTGGCAGCCATCtgcggcgccatcttggatctCTGGATAATTATTGATGAATCAATATTTAAGTGTTAATGTTGTAACTTCGTTCTAATGTTAACTACTAAATTGTTAGCTTGTTTAATCAATAATAGTGCctcatattttataaaatgatctTATAATTTCTGCGTGAAATCTTTATCTGAAAAGTAACGagtaactatagctgtaaaataaatgtagtggagtaaaaagtataatatctccctctgaaatgtagtgtagagcagaagtacttgagtaaatgtgcttaatgagtttccaccactgtgtatACTACTAACACAGTGGATTTCGAGTACTTTATATAGGGCGTTCATGCtagaaaattaatcaaattaatagACGTTTTTCACAGCAGATCTTTTGAGTATTAGAAATAGTGAAGGAAAGGAGATAATGAAATGCTGAATGTAACATAATTAAAAGCCAGACTaagaaatattatttaatatttgttaAAGAGCCACAAGGTTATCAACCACCTTGAGATTGTCTGGGAGGTAATTCCACAGTTTGGGGCCGTAGCATCTGGAAGCTGAACCTGAACTGAATTGCAGGGATGGTAGTAAGTTATAACGATCTAAGTGATCTGGCTGGAACATATCTAATGATCAAATTGCTGAAGTAAACAGGGACAAGTTCATGGAGACATTTAAAGACTAAATTAGAATCTTAAGGAGACACATATCCAGTGCAAACGTTTCAGAAGTGGATTGTTGTGGTCTCCCCTCCTGGTTCTGGTCAAGGTCCTAGCAGCAGCGTTTTGCGGACAATAGACCATAACAGGAATCCAGTCGAGTTAAAACAATCGAATGTGTGACTTTCTCGCTGCCAGCTAAAGAGAGCGCTGTCAGATTGCATGccaaatttgtttttcagtgtggtATTGATCTATTGGTCTAATGTCCTACAATGCAGTGCGCAAGGGAAATCGGAGGAGCTGCTTATAGGCGGAAGAAATaacaaactcatgctgtgcagccataCATTGAAAAAAACTCAAAgaactttatttttaattctagATGACATCCCAAATTTTCCAAAGATACGAAATATGTCAGGTTGAATTTGGGTGAAATATATCTAgaatgttttgatttgatggaatgatgcagctttaaaaacacgTATTCTTGGGTTTAAATGTGTCACTCAGTATAAACATCATATATCCTCAATGAAGATCTGGAACAAGCTGATGCAGTGTGGGATAAGCTCATATTTccaaccttaaagctgcattaatattATGAAAACTGTACGTTAAGAGGTTAAAACATTATATGAAATTGGGACTCGGCTCTGTCTAAGTGCTGATAATCTGTGTGAAAATAACAgccacaaaatgacaaatatgaaaCCAACACTGTGATGCAGGAATGATGGGGAAACTCAGAATACTTCAAATCTTCACAGTGGTTTTTAAATTTTGTGTGAAATCCATTTTCCAGGACTTTGGTCTTGAAATGGCAGCAACATAACTTTATTATCCAAACAGTGCTTCTCTATAAAACAGCTTGATCAACTCAAAGTGTGAATTTGTGAACTTGTGACCAGTTTTAttatcatgtatttattttcctccccACAGGCTTTAAAGGCTCGTGGATATGAGCGTTTGGTTCTGCAGGTCGGAAGAGGGTCTCTTCTTCCAGATGCTGACAGCTGTCCACACGTCAGACTGGAGGCTTTTCGATTCAAAGACTCAATAGCAGAAGACATCAAGCAGGCGGACCTCGTAGTCAGCCATGCAGGTGAGTAAAACATCAAAAACCTTGAGCACACTTGCTCATCTCAGCACAATACACTCAGTGTTAACTCTCACAGGAGTAAATAGAGGCTACATATTAAAGCAAAAGCAAATACAGGTATGTCAGCAGTGTGCAAACATTAAACAGAAAACTGATGAGCAGAGCGTCAGCAACAAACCGATACAACATGAGGGCGTCAGAGGGCGTACAGCAAACTGTTAAGGACAGGAGGATATTGACGCAAATATTAAACTACATTGTTGTAGTCACATAGAAAAGGCTTACTTGCCTCCTGTGAATGTTTTTGGCTCAACGCTCTAAAACATAATCCACAAATTAGATTGTAGTTTGGACcgctgttgtttgtgtcttttcaggTGTGTTTGCTCCTTTCTTCTGAAGCAAAGCTGCTGCTAGCTGGAGTGAGCCATGTAGTCTTTGGTTTGACGTCTGGTGAGACTGATAGCTGGGCAGAGATGAAGATGATTATTGAGGATGACCTTGTGTCTATTTGGTAAAGGAAGCTGAGGTTTGCTTCATCCTGTTTTTTGTATCTCACCGGGTCTGTGTTGTAGCCACCAAGACAATGCTGtcatgttttgtgattttgtaaGGGCTGAACTACAGTGATCATTAATGATGAAGGGAGGACAGTTGTGTGTGAGGTTGGACTCGGACTGTCAGAGTCCACAAGGTACAGAGGTGGATGTCCCTGCTGAACCACAGAGGTTGCACTGTTCTCACCAGCACTTCTTCACTAATGGAGGATtgattcttatttttttacagcAACAAACCTCTTTATTAACAAGAAATGAGCAGGAAAGTCATGGGcgagagtgtttgtttgttaatgagGTCAAATCTTACCTAAGGAGGAGAAGTACTAAAGGATCATATTAATGTTTGTGAAATTTGACCCAGTTTACTGCAAATGATATACATGTCACACGTCACACAAAAGCTTGTAGTAGTTTTTGTAAACTTGCTTGTGTCCGatgacagaatcagaaatactttattgatccctgggggggaaaTTGCTGTCCCTGTTCATGTTTGCTTCTGGGTTTAATTTTCCAACAACACTTCATGCCACATTAACAGTTGAAATGAACCGCATTATGAGCTGAACCAcctacaaacaataaaaataatgatgatacCAACACATTTTTTCAGCCGTATCTATGTCACGTTGTTGTTCACCTCCAGGAATAGAAACCAGCAGTTGCATAAACACAGACCGACTTCTTGTCGTGCATAAGgatcttgtttttctcctcagggGCAGGAAGTTGTTTGGAGGCGCTCGGGGCAGGCAAGCCTCTGCTGGTCGTCGTCAATGACAAGCTGATGGACAACCACCAGCTGGAGCTGGCCCAGCAGCTACACATGGACTCCCACTTGTTGTACTGCACGTGCAGGTATGTGTTTCTCAGAGGCCTGGTACTCTTTATACATGTGAGGTTACATGTGTGACACCCCCCCTCTTTGTTATATCTCTCAGCActctgacagaaacactgaggacCATGGATCTCTCTGTTCTCCGGCCCTTCTTGCCTGGACAGCCGAAGCATTTTGCGAACTTTCTAGACAAAGCTCTCGGTGTTAAGTGAAACTTAACTTCACAGGACTGCTTCTTTTCGGTTACACTGAAGTTTGAGGATGTTGTAGTAGATTATGATTGTGAGTGTACAGCACACAACCGAcattgttcagttcagtttcagtttattcccaaaacagttaaaatataggaacattcCTATAAGACATAATGGAGATTGTTgagtgttttctatttttgtatataataataataaatgtctaATTTCAAATCCTTATGTGTCCTGTGAACTATGTGTATATtctagattttgtttttttaaatggtttcatacaagtagaagaagaaaaaaacacgaGTCAAGTAATACACAGCAGTTCAGAGGGCTGAAGGCGTAGCTAGCTGCACTTTGGGATGGAACAAAGGCCGCATTGGTTTAGTTCAAGACAAAGAGCTGCGTAGTCTTCAAACCACAGATGGAAATCAGGGGTCCCTTCAAAAACTCTTGACCTAGATGATCCTGAGAGCCGAGTCCATCCTTAACACAAAGTAAGtgactgtttatctgtttatctcA
It encodes:
- the rap2c gene encoding ras-related protein Rap-2c — protein: MKEYKVVVLGSGGVGKSALTVQFVTGTFIEKYDPTIEDFYRKEIEVDSSPSVLEILDTAGTEQFASMRDLYIKNGQGFILVYSLVNQQSFQDIRPMRDQIVRVKRFEKVPLILVGNKVDLESEREVTGSDGRALAQEWGCPFIETSAKSKTMVDELFAEIVRQMNYSTLPEKQEQCCTACVVQ
- the LOC139291531 gene encoding UDP-N-acetylglucosamine transferase subunit ALG13 isoform X2, translated to MKTVFVTIGTTSFDELIESITCPESVQALKARGYERLVLQVGRGSLLPDADSCPHVRLEAFRFKDSIAEDIKQADLVVSHAGEGAGSCLEALGAGKPLLVVVNDKLMDNHQLELAQQLHMDSHLLYCTCSTLTETLRTMDLSVLRPFLPGQPKHFANFLDKALGVK
- the LOC139291531 gene encoding UDP-N-acetylglucosamine transferase subunit ALG13 isoform X1, coding for MKTVFVTIGTTSFDELIESITCPESVQALKARGYERLVLQVGRGSLLPDADSCPHVRLEAFRFKDSIAEDIKQADLVVSHAGAGSCLEALGAGKPLLVVVNDKLMDNHQLELAQQLHMDSHLLYCTCSTLTETLRTMDLSVLRPFLPGQPKHFANFLDKALGVK